The following proteins are encoded in a genomic region of Gemmatimonadaceae bacterium:
- a CDS encoding M20/M25/M40 family metallo-hydrolase: MTDVLALASELLALHSPSGGEGPAIDFVSRWLLAKGWNVHVQEVTKGRGNVWASRRGGGVTLSTHLDVVPPYIPPRLEGENLCGRGACDAKGIAAAMMVAAERLAVEGEERVDLLFVVGEEKGSDGARAANHLPATSRYLINGEPTESILASGCKGSMRVTVRTKGREAHSAYPQLGVSAIEPMLRLLPTVHTLPLPTDAILGETTVNIGTIRGGTEANIIPGQCEAELMFRLVGDPAPLRAAIEQWANGVATLEWGSYIPAQHFHTVPGFEARPVSYTSDIPLLPRWGTPLLFGPGSIHVAHTDHEYVSASELRASVDTYMALTRTLLAS; the protein is encoded by the coding sequence ATGACCGACGTCCTCGCACTCGCCTCGGAGCTCCTCGCCCTCCACTCGCCCTCGGGCGGTGAAGGACCGGCCATCGACTTCGTGAGCCGATGGCTCCTGGCCAAGGGCTGGAACGTCCACGTGCAGGAAGTGACCAAGGGGCGCGGCAACGTCTGGGCCTCGCGTCGCGGCGGTGGTGTCACCCTGTCCACGCACCTCGATGTGGTGCCGCCCTACATCCCCCCGCGCCTCGAGGGCGAGAACCTCTGCGGACGCGGTGCCTGCGACGCCAAGGGCATCGCCGCCGCGATGATGGTCGCCGCCGAGCGCCTGGCCGTCGAGGGCGAGGAGCGCGTGGATCTCCTGTTCGTGGTCGGCGAGGAGAAGGGATCGGACGGGGCGCGCGCCGCCAACCACCTGCCGGCCACCAGCCGCTACCTCATCAACGGCGAACCCACCGAGAGCATCCTCGCCTCGGGCTGCAAGGGGTCGATGCGCGTGACCGTGCGCACGAAGGGACGCGAGGCACACTCCGCGTACCCGCAGCTCGGCGTCTCGGCCATCGAGCCCATGCTGCGCCTGCTGCCCACCGTGCACACGTTGCCGCTGCCCACCGACGCCATCCTCGGCGAGACGACGGTGAACATCGGGACCATCCGGGGCGGGACCGAGGCCAACATCATTCCCGGCCAGTGCGAAGCCGAGCTGATGTTCCGCCTCGTCGGCGATCCGGCGCCGCTGCGCGCCGCGATCGAGCAGTGGGCAAACGGTGTGGCCACGCTCGAGTGGGGGTCCTACATCCCCGCACAGCACTTCCACACCGTCCCGGGGTTCGAGGCGCGTCCCGTGTCGTACACGTCGGACATCCCCCTCCTGCCGCGCTGGGGGACACCGCTCCTGTTCGGCCCCGGCTCGATCCATGTGGCCCACACCGATCACGAGTACGTCTCGGCGTCCGAGCTCCGTGCCAGCGTTGACACGTACATGGCGCTCACCCGCACCCTCCTGGCCTCGTAA
- a CDS encoding pentapeptide repeat-containing protein: MVAETWVDRSESGTVFDGVDLEDAVLENCTFTDCSFTFAHLVELRTRHCRFDGCNFTGARLGASTHVASSFANCRFDGAALLGATFTECRLLGASFVKAETAGLVIDGGDWSFVNLRLQTLRGVDFSRVRLADADFYGCDLGNVNFRGAELTGVNFDKANLAGADLRGAVLSRVNLAALNLRGVRLDFDQAIQLAQSLGAIVGGAD; this comes from the coding sequence ATGGTGGCCGAGACATGGGTGGACCGGTCGGAGTCGGGGACGGTCTTCGACGGCGTCGATCTCGAGGACGCCGTCCTCGAGAACTGCACCTTCACCGACTGCTCGTTCACCTTCGCGCACCTGGTCGAGCTGCGGACGCGCCACTGCCGGTTCGACGGCTGCAATTTCACGGGGGCACGGCTCGGCGCATCCACGCACGTGGCGTCGTCGTTCGCGAACTGCCGCTTCGACGGTGCGGCGCTGCTCGGGGCCACCTTCACCGAGTGCCGGCTGCTCGGGGCCAGCTTCGTGAAGGCCGAGACCGCGGGCCTCGTCATCGATGGTGGCGACTGGTCGTTCGTGAACCTCCGCCTCCAGACACTTCGCGGCGTCGACTTCTCCCGCGTGCGCCTCGCCGACGCAGACTTCTATGGCTGTGACCTGGGCAACGTGAACTTCAGGGGGGCCGAGCTCACGGGCGTGAACTTCGACAAGGCGAACCTGGCGGGGGCCGACCTGCGCGGGGCGGTGCTGTCGCGGGTGAACCTCGCGGCGCTGAACCTCCGTGGTGTCCGCCTCGACTTCGACCAGGCGATCCAGCTCGCACAATCGCTGGGAGCCATCGTCGGCGGCGCGGACTGA
- a CDS encoding excinuclease ABC subunit UvrA — translation MTPHGTDTPRQHQAPDAFIRIRGAREHNLQNVDVDIPRDALVVFSGVSGSGKSSLAFGTVFAEAQHRFLDSVAPYARRLFDQVGVPDVDSIDGLPPAVALQQQRGAPSVRSSVGSVTTIGALLRMLYSRAGRYPARQPMLHAEDFSPNTPQGACPGCHGLGTTYDATEASMVPDPSLTIRERAIAAWPLAWQGQNLRDILVSLGHDVDVPWRELPKKTRHWILFTHQQPVVPVYAGFTPAETRAALKRKLEPSYMGTFEGAKDYLLRTFATTQSALMKKRVSRYLTGAPCTTCHGRRLKREALEVTFAGLDIGSLSQRTLGEVAALLRPAAAHDDASQAGDGEEKRIVAQRIAHDVIARITTLESLGLGYLSLERTTTTLSAGELQRLRLATQIRSNLFGVVYVLDEPSAGLHPADNEALFDALQDLKRAGNTVFVVEHDLTIMRRADWLVDVGPDGGTGGGRVLHSGPPEGLRRVPGSRTAPFLFDRVERSPRALRVPTRWLVLEGITRNSLDTLDVRLPLGVLTMVTGISGSGKSSLVSQALVDLVGERLGHDEPAPSADAGPDDEDPRVATRTRGRIASGGEFVRRLVQVDQKPIGRTPRSNLATYTGLFDHVRKLFAGTRAAKARRYDAGRFSFNMVPGRCPTCEGEGFVSVELLFLASVYAPCQTCHGARYNPETLAVRWNDRSIAEVLQLTVSDALPFFGGEANITRALSLLQDIGLGYLRLGQPATELSGGEAQRIKLVTELQRAQRRDTLYVLDEPSTGLHPVDVDRLMVQLHGLVDSGNTVIVVEHDMRIVAQSDWLLDMGPGAGAAGGRIVAEGAPAAVAAAGAGRTAEYLRRWIGNAPG, via the coding sequence ATGACGCCACACGGCACCGACACCCCTCGGCAGCACCAGGCCCCGGACGCATTCATCCGCATCCGGGGCGCACGCGAGCACAACCTGCAGAACGTCGACGTCGACATCCCGCGGGATGCGCTGGTCGTGTTCTCGGGGGTGTCCGGCTCGGGCAAGTCCTCGCTGGCATTCGGCACGGTCTTCGCCGAGGCGCAGCACCGGTTCCTCGATTCCGTGGCGCCGTACGCGCGTCGGCTCTTCGACCAGGTGGGCGTGCCCGATGTGGACTCGATCGACGGGCTGCCGCCCGCCGTCGCGCTGCAGCAACAGCGTGGCGCGCCGAGTGTCCGCTCCTCGGTCGGCAGCGTCACCACGATCGGCGCGCTCCTGCGCATGCTGTACTCGCGCGCAGGCCGGTATCCGGCCCGGCAGCCGATGTTGCACGCCGAGGACTTCTCGCCCAACACCCCGCAGGGCGCCTGCCCGGGGTGCCACGGGCTCGGCACCACCTACGACGCCACCGAGGCGTCGATGGTGCCGGATCCGTCGCTCACCATCCGGGAGCGTGCGATCGCGGCCTGGCCGCTGGCGTGGCAGGGGCAGAACCTGCGCGACATCCTCGTCTCGCTCGGCCACGATGTGGATGTGCCGTGGCGGGAGCTGCCGAAGAAGACGCGGCACTGGATCCTCTTCACGCACCAGCAGCCGGTCGTCCCGGTCTACGCGGGGTTCACGCCGGCCGAGACGCGCGCGGCACTGAAACGCAAACTCGAGCCCAGCTACATGGGGACGTTCGAGGGCGCGAAGGACTACCTCCTCCGGACCTTCGCCACCACCCAGAGTGCGTTGATGAAGAAGCGCGTGTCGCGCTACCTGACCGGCGCCCCGTGCACCACGTGCCACGGGCGGCGGCTGAAGCGCGAGGCGCTCGAGGTGACGTTCGCCGGGCTCGACATCGGCTCGCTGTCGCAGCGGACACTGGGTGAGGTGGCGGCACTCCTGCGGCCGGCCGCAGCCCACGATGACGCGAGCCAGGCCGGCGACGGTGAGGAGAAGCGCATCGTGGCGCAGCGCATCGCGCACGACGTCATCGCGCGCATCACCACACTGGAGTCGCTCGGACTCGGCTACCTCTCGCTGGAACGCACCACCACCACCCTGTCGGCTGGCGAGTTGCAGCGGCTGCGGCTCGCGACGCAGATCCGGTCGAACCTCTTCGGCGTTGTCTACGTGCTCGACGAGCCGTCGGCCGGCCTGCACCCCGCCGACAACGAGGCACTCTTCGACGCGCTGCAGGACCTGAAGCGGGCGGGGAACACCGTGTTCGTGGTGGAACACGACCTGACGATCATGCGACGCGCGGACTGGCTGGTGGATGTGGGCCCGGATGGTGGCACGGGTGGTGGCCGCGTGCTCCACAGCGGCCCGCCCGAGGGATTGCGCCGCGTACCCGGGTCACGCACGGCCCCGTTCCTGTTCGATCGCGTGGAGCGGTCCCCGCGCGCGCTGCGCGTGCCGACACGCTGGCTGGTGCTGGAGGGCATCACGCGCAACAGCCTCGACACGCTCGACGTGCGCCTCCCGCTCGGTGTGCTGACGATGGTCACCGGGATCTCGGGTTCGGGCAAGTCGAGCCTCGTGAGCCAGGCACTCGTGGACCTCGTCGGTGAGCGGCTGGGGCACGACGAGCCTGCACCCTCCGCCGACGCCGGTCCGGACGACGAGGACCCACGCGTCGCGACGCGAACCCGCGGCCGCATCGCGTCCGGCGGCGAGTTCGTGCGACGGCTGGTGCAGGTGGACCAGAAACCGATCGGCCGCACACCACGCTCCAACCTCGCCACCTACACCGGCTTGTTCGACCACGTGCGGAAGCTGTTCGCCGGCACCCGTGCCGCGAAGGCTCGGCGCTACGACGCCGGCCGATTCTCGTTCAACATGGTGCCCGGTCGCTGCCCCACCTGCGAGGGGGAGGGCTTCGTGAGCGTCGAGCTGCTGTTCCTGGCGTCGGTCTATGCGCCGTGCCAGACCTGCCACGGCGCGCGATACAATCCGGAGACGCTCGCGGTGCGGTGGAACGACCGTAGCATCGCGGAAGTCCTGCAGCTGACCGTCAGCGACGCACTGCCGTTCTTCGGCGGCGAGGCGAACATCACCCGCGCGTTGTCCCTCCTCCAGGACATCGGGCTCGGCTACCTGCGGCTGGGACAGCCGGCCACCGAACTCTCCGGCGGTGAGGCGCAGCGCATCAAGCTCGTGACCGAGTTGCAGCGCGCGCAGCGGCGCGACACGCTGTACGTGCTGGACGAACCGAGCACCGGCCTGCACCCCGTGGACGTCGACCGGCTCATGGTGCAGCTGCACGGGCTGGTGGATTCGGGCAACACCGTCATCGTGGTGGAGCACGACATGCGCATCGTGGCGCAGAGCGACTGGCTGCTCGACATGGGCCCGGGCGCCGGTGCGGCGGGCGGGCGGATCGTGGCCGAGGGTGCGCCCGCCGCAGTGGCTGCGGCGGGTGCGGGCAGGACGGCGGAATACCTGCGTCGCTGGATCGGGAACGCGCCGGGCTGA